The following coding sequences are from one Leptolyngbya sp. NIES-3755 window:
- a CDS encoding hypothetical protein (similar to AA sequence:cyanobase_aa:LBDG_31220) codes for MTKLESSLGNSSLKNLLPPYRFARTDETVLHHYHAETAPLNQKAVRVLNWNIAKNNDVSSATRERARTWQTDFDWIVDRYSPDLIFLQEFSLCARTKNFKLAELSWSFAPNFIDQYHNVYAGVLTASRATSINHRALVTEHSEPVSNTPKVSLVTEHPFGQESLMTINSHLINFVDLEKFKAQLRELESAIAQHRGAIIFSGDFNTWNRSRWQMLDKMTRRLGLMRAEFPEMDAQNIKRFLLSPPLDHIFYRGLRQNYLQARVLDHIQSSDHKPMLVEFHL; via the coding sequence ATGACCAAGCTGGAATCTAGCCTCGGAAACAGTTCGCTGAAAAATTTACTGCCACCGTATCGATTTGCCCGCACCGATGAAACCGTTCTCCATCACTATCATGCTGAAACTGCACCGCTGAATCAGAAAGCAGTTCGGGTGCTGAATTGGAATATTGCGAAGAATAATGACGTTAGCTCCGCTACACGGGAACGTGCCCGCACTTGGCAAACCGATTTTGATTGGATTGTCGATCGCTATTCTCCCGATCTAATCTTTCTCCAAGAATTTAGCCTGTGTGCGCGAACTAAGAATTTCAAATTGGCAGAATTAAGCTGGAGTTTTGCACCGAACTTTATTGATCAGTATCACAACGTTTATGCAGGTGTTTTAACGGCTTCACGGGCAACCTCGATCAATCACAGAGCATTAGTGACAGAGCACTCTGAACCTGTCTCGAATACTCCGAAGGTTTCTTTAGTGACAGAACATCCGTTTGGACAGGAAAGCTTGATGACGATTAATTCGCATCTGATCAATTTTGTTGACTTAGAAAAGTTCAAGGCACAACTGCGAGAATTGGAAAGCGCGATCGCACAACATAGAGGAGCAATCATCTTTTCGGGAGATTTCAATACGTGGAATCGATCGAGGTGGCAGATGCTTGATAAGATGACGCGCAGGCTTGGTTTAATGAGAGCAGAGTTCCCTGAAATGGATGCTCAAAATATCAAGCGATTTTTGTTGTCTCCACCGCTCGATCATATTTTCTATCGGGGTTTGCGACAGAATTATCTTCAAGCGCGTGTTCTCGATCACATTCAATCGTCTGATCACAAACCGATGCTAGTTGAATTTCATCTTTAG
- a CDS encoding hypothetical protein (similar to AA sequence:cyanobase_aa:MAE34600): MAQATLNQILNQLKTLEPEELEQLTQAIHQQLSHQKEVNDQAAVHEALLAAGLVKRIRQPIQHSVERQLLEISGEPVSETIIQERR; this comes from the coding sequence ATGGCGCAAGCAACCCTAAACCAGATTTTGAATCAGCTAAAGACACTTGAGCCAGAAGAGTTAGAGCAGCTTACTCAAGCCATTCATCAACAGTTAAGTCATCAAAAGGAAGTGAACGATCAAGCAGCAGTTCACGAAGCCTTACTTGCCGCTGGATTGGTCAAACGAATTAGACAACCTATCCAACACTCTGTTGAACGTCAACTTCTCGAAATTTCAGGAGAACCTGTATCTGAAACAATTATCCAGGAACGTCGATAA
- a CDS encoding hypothetical protein (hypothetical protein Npun_R1718;~similar to AA sequence:cyanobase_aa:LBDG_21850) translates to MVRANTLTLEALEPSEFKFDLPDPNDDRIEEFDFQQKIDRAWQVCDRFDLQTDIWRGRILRAVREREKSQSGTGFLNWLRDRELSKTQAYKLIELANSADILLAGGQIEPEDVNRFSKQAFVETAQSEPEVQQLVVDAAKRGDRITRREVQQLADDWAAMSSDLLPEEIREKVVDQTIPTRFVAPLVKHLEKLPEFHQASIRQAIAEHPDLDTLKQATGEARSLSRYLEAAPQVQALNDESINIETALDEAMRLGCLNSAAELVNQAAQLEHAIAKLYTTWKRVNSLSDKLYEDTGASTPNLRSMLKSLERLSSDSIEFYFGDPRGENFSHTIRLKLEEESAGGEME, encoded by the coding sequence ATGGTACGCGCAAACACCCTCACCCTCGAAGCTCTAGAACCCTCTGAATTCAAGTTTGATCTGCCTGATCCGAATGACGATCGCATCGAAGAATTTGACTTTCAGCAAAAGATCGATCGAGCTTGGCAAGTGTGCGATCGCTTCGATCTCCAAACCGATATTTGGCGGGGGCGGATTCTCAGAGCAGTACGGGAGCGCGAGAAAAGTCAGAGTGGAACCGGATTTCTCAATTGGTTACGCGATCGCGAACTCAGTAAAACCCAAGCCTACAAACTGATCGAACTTGCGAATAGTGCAGATATTCTTTTAGCAGGCGGACAGATTGAACCTGAAGACGTGAATCGCTTTAGCAAACAGGCGTTTGTCGAAACGGCACAGTCTGAGCCAGAAGTTCAACAGCTTGTTGTAGATGCCGCAAAACGAGGCGATCGAATTACTCGTCGAGAAGTTCAACAGTTAGCAGACGATTGGGCAGCGATGAGTTCTGATCTACTCCCAGAAGAAATTCGCGAAAAAGTCGTTGATCAAACGATTCCGACTCGATTTGTTGCACCGTTAGTCAAGCATTTAGAGAAATTACCAGAGTTCCATCAAGCCTCGATTCGACAAGCGATCGCAGAACATCCGGATCTAGATACGCTCAAACAAGCCACTGGAGAAGCGCGATCGCTCTCTCGCTATCTTGAAGCGGCTCCTCAAGTGCAAGCTCTGAATGATGAATCGATCAACATTGAGACGGCACTCGATGAAGCCATGCGATTAGGCTGTCTCAATTCTGCGGCAGAATTAGTCAATCAAGCGGCACAGTTAGAACATGCGATCGCGAAACTTTACACCACTTGGAAGCGCGTGAATTCCTTATCTGACAAGCTTTACGAAGATACGGGTGCGAGTACTCCAAATCTTCGATCGATGTTGAAATCCTTAGAACGATTGTCGAGTGACTCGATCGAGTTTTACTTTGGCGATCCCAGAGGCGAGAATTTTTCCCATACGATTCGACTGAAGTTAGAAGAGGAATCAGCGGGCGGAGAAATGGAATGA
- a CDS encoding hypothetical protein (similar to AA sequence:cyanobase_aa:LBDG_31230) gives MLSVGGSVRIFSIVAIVVHVLGVINAAHAVMTVRSSRGAVAWSISLLTFPWLAIPMYWVLGRNRFYGYAEALHAAYVEHNTLAQQVYQEALEYKTDLPKEFASLQQLADSLTTIPFTTGNYCELLIDGKATFKAMLSAIQSATDYILLQTYILEDDETGYEFCKALVQKARQGVRVYLLYDGIGTHGLERSYRRSLRQAGVKVKAFKSTKGRGNRWQINFRNHRKILIVDGAIGFVGGFNIGDEYLGYKPPLSPWRDTHLKVQGTAVKCLQGSFLGDWFWATRHLPEVNWNIDPKPEFNQTAFVFPTGPADHVPACTLFFVDAINQAKQRLWIASPYFVPDDSIATALKLAAIRGVDVRILLPNRPDHYMVYFCAFSYYNEMQTAGVNIYRYQPGFMHQKVILIDDAIAGVGTVNFDNRSFLLNFEVMVFVLDRLFVQSVETMLQDDLELCKYVEPGDYRKRPLWFRLIARIARLFAPIL, from the coding sequence ATGTTGAGCGTCGGTGGTTCCGTTCGTATCTTTAGCATTGTCGCGATTGTTGTTCATGTCTTAGGTGTAATTAATGCGGCTCATGCTGTGATGACAGTACGATCGTCTCGTGGGGCGGTCGCCTGGAGCATTTCACTGCTGACATTTCCCTGGTTAGCGATTCCGATGTATTGGGTTTTGGGACGGAATCGATTTTACGGATATGCTGAAGCGCTCCATGCGGCTTATGTGGAACATAACACACTCGCCCAACAGGTTTATCAAGAAGCTTTAGAATACAAAACGGATTTGCCAAAAGAATTCGCTTCACTACAACAGTTAGCAGATTCGTTAACGACAATTCCATTCACAACGGGAAATTATTGCGAATTGCTGATTGATGGAAAAGCAACATTTAAAGCAATGCTATCGGCAATTCAATCAGCAACAGATTATATCTTACTACAAACTTATATTTTGGAGGATGATGAGACGGGATACGAATTCTGTAAAGCGTTAGTTCAGAAAGCAAGACAGGGCGTTCGAGTTTACTTGCTGTATGACGGGATTGGAACACATGGACTTGAACGATCATATCGTCGATCGCTCCGTCAAGCGGGTGTGAAAGTCAAAGCCTTCAAAAGCACCAAAGGTCGGGGAAATCGTTGGCAAATTAACTTCCGCAATCACCGCAAAATTCTGATTGTCGATGGCGCGATCGGCTTTGTGGGTGGATTCAATATTGGCGATGAGTATCTTGGTTATAAACCACCCCTCAGCCCATGGCGCGATACGCATCTGAAAGTACAAGGAACGGCTGTGAAATGCTTGCAAGGAAGCTTTTTAGGCGATTGGTTCTGGGCAACTCGGCATCTTCCTGAGGTGAACTGGAACATTGATCCAAAGCCAGAATTTAATCAAACGGCATTCGTGTTTCCGACGGGACCTGCTGATCATGTTCCAGCCTGTACTTTGTTCTTTGTCGATGCAATTAATCAGGCAAAACAAAGACTGTGGATTGCGAGTCCGTATTTTGTGCCCGATGACTCGATCGCGACTGCTCTAAAACTGGCGGCAATTCGTGGAGTTGATGTACGAATCTTGCTTCCGAATCGTCCCGATCACTACATGGTGTATTTTTGCGCGTTTTCATATTACAACGAGATGCAAACCGCTGGTGTGAATATCTATCGTTATCAGCCTGGATTTATGCACCAGAAAGTGATCTTGATTGATGATGCGATCGCAGGAGTCGGGACGGTGAATTTCGATAACCGATCGTTTTTGCTTAACTTTGAAGTAATGGTCTTTGTGCTCGATCGACTCTTTGTACAATCGGTTGAAACAATGCTGCAAGACGATTTAGAACTCTGCAAATATGTTGAACCTGGAGACTATCGCAAACGTCCATTATGGTTTCGATTAATTGCGAGAATTGCACGATTGTTTGCCCCGATTCTGTAG